From Vanrija pseudolonga chromosome 1, complete sequence, a single genomic window includes:
- the panC gene encoding Pantothenate synthetase: MIRAQGAARLTRAYTSSARPVPLLPKTLAESSKPPGHIPVFRTLAALRRWRRDARDRDLDVGCVPTMGALHEGHLSLVKTSLKRHPFTVMTLFVNPMQFAPHEDLSAYPRTFERDMDSLRSLLPTGPESPIHGLGISEYDGRPSPRSQRQAADSPLVVFAPTADVMYPLRGELQDMSRRKGASIEVRGWGEVMEGASRPQFFTGVATVVTKLFNAVEPDHAYFGQKDIQQALLLKIMLTDLLVSHPTSDNLHILPTRRDPETGLALSSRNAYLSPAEKKVAPTLARALEAGRAAWSSGATGEAIIEAATAVVKAEEERLKTSGEDVDLRLDYFEVFEKDTFTPVRGVPATGQLAIAGAMFVGKTRLIDNLLLGWEAEEAED; encoded by the exons ATGATACGAGCACAAGGGGCGGCACGACTCACCCGGGCATAcacatcctcggcgcggcctgTGCCATTGCTGCCCAAAACGCTGGCAGAGTCGTCCAAGCCGCCTGGCCACATTCCAGTGTTCCGCaccctcgctgcgctgcgacgctggcggcgcgacgcccggGATCGTGACCTCGACGTTGGCTGTGTGCCCACT ATGGGTGCGCTGCACGAGGGACACCTGAGCCTAGTCAAGACGTCGCTCAAACGCCACCCATTCACGGTTATGACGCTCTTCGTCAACCCCATGCAGTTTGCGCCGCACGAGGACCTGTCGGCCTACCCTCGCACTTTTGAGCGTGATATGGATTCGCTGCGCTCTCTGCTGCCCACCGGCCCCGAGTCGCCGATCCACGGCCTCGGTATCTCAGAGTACGACGGCAGACCTTCCCCccgcagccagcgccaggcggCTGACAGCCCCTTGGTCGTGTTCgcgcccaccgccgacgtGATGTACCCCctccgcggcgagctgcaggaCATGAGCCGGCGAAAGGGCGCCAGCATCGAGGTCCGCGGCTGGGGAGAGGTCATGGAGGGGGCGTCTAGGC CCCAGTTCTTCACTGGCGTCGCGACGGTCGTGACCAAGCTGTtcaacgccgtcgagcccgaccaCGCGTACTTTGGCCAGAAGGACATTCAGCAGGCTCTGCTGCTGAAAATCA TGCTcaccgacctcctcgtctcTCACCCGACATCGGATAACCTGCACATCCTGCCGACACGTCGCGACCCCGAGACTGGGCTCGCTCTGTCAAGCCGGAATGCGTACCTCTCACCAGCGGAGAAGAAGGTGGCCCCTACGCTGGCCCGagcgctcgaggcgggccgCGCGGCatggagcagcggcgccactGGCGAGGCGATCATCGAGGCCGCGACTGCTGTCGTCAAggcagaggaggagcgcctcAAGACGtcgggcgaggacgtcgacctcCGACTCGACTACTTTGAGGTGTTTGAGAAGGACACATTCACGCCAGTGCGCGGCGTCCCCGCCACTGGCCAGCTGGCGATCGCCGGTGCCATGTTTGTGGGCAAGACCCGGTTGATCGACAACCTGCTTTTGGGAtgggaggccgaggaggccgaggactAG
- the atg11 gene encoding Autophagy-related protein 11 yields the protein MDIYLASDGSLIQSPHALSDYDSLEGVYADVSAATGLVSGNVLLFTADGRELKQEVLEELWERGGGNGAGQSSPRRQIVYLFNRETFFSEPERWVNELREDVVLPPPLDASAALDLSHAQAPFAVAYDHLCHLQSLFKAQAAALQIAYANLAFHLQPIVEAFRDFAERADGQLDHHEKLLRGYDIDMAMLPKVTVHESLFRRRDKEADDAKRKSLVDWIHTKKMEQVRDWCQSAHTDYVNRYNTVVAEMDQLAIQSQGERDQAEARIEGISHEFDDVLGRIELASQQVEALMESSTVDFEQHLLELDHAMRADLTSMTQIKNDFTLDLHLHLRQIADFQVRITKFSRPMTDLDLDLRQKNAFPHLERLHHLPFAYAANVVEIVHRKEFSTALVGWSAKIATAVNEYLAVEAKRRKKHKIENQLPWEVAPLEESQTPRVDIAVGGGADALASVGLGRSDIDDIMKWLDGLSRDPSLVNEDVNPVPDLTEQVKTLVTTLDSLNGELTQSLEQAVASVSGAPPQGEVDELRAANAEYERRLAELEQEHIARINELEDLHEQRVNAMQTRTGELQEELVRLREDLGEEMVTRQQLMTELDEKNREFEDRGREFEEQSELLTAVQVDMQQEKDRATDLGVRLQEALLDVDGLRSAEHTLIIQIREMQEERTRTLTDLGEAQLLAQNYESELAGTKAELDATAVQLVQAQHDRDEALKSQSEQAERLMRDHIAEADGDRAVLEHQNLTLTKELETVKARMTEQISSLKNASIRREDGLKAELGLTKAQLREVQRRETVLADDLGRARDASQALTQKESHHADLAKDAVALAGKYHDACQRLMGALAASTTISGSLSLPARAKTPPVEAIASPTSADLRESTVLVRSLETAAAFELPSFTDAVLRTINLTRKLSKSLKQYRELSRNKITIANFGKGDLVLFLPTRNAAVKAWAAFNISAPHHFLHVTDAIEQQLASKDYYLARIAGTEEAVVNGDSPETNPFGLAEGLRYYSHRVEDWTPTQPRLPRRAVSASVAVESSRTAGPITPVPTRIRSESSYLPQITPKASENEQQPSILSPLQTTPAPHVQVPSQPTSPTPLTQSPTVARKPSPQPRVTSPPPLRTSEASVSPMPIRFSDIGTGSNKPTLAKLTSPMAQSPPPPHSSPTSPINLASVAAAKRSHRASLTSTASPPARDGGFAPSSAGRPSSVASSTSSHPRGLPIPAGSAKGSPAAAITTSADGSPSPSSFGETGPTQRRVAKKTSVASLKTKSDDLFKPSPLGSNDPVGTSSSGFLSGLSLSRNKRQSISAAPSTALDLLKKLDGAGGGGGAGAS from the exons atggaCATCTACCTAGCCTCTGATGGGAGCCTGATCCAGAGCCCGCACGCTCTGAGCGACTACGACTC CCTCGAAGGCGTGTACGCCGAcgtgtcggccgcgacgggccTCGTGAGCGGCAATGTGCTGCTGTTTACCGCGGACGGGCGCGAGCTCAAGcaggaggtgctcgaggagctgtgggagcgcggcggggggaaCGGCGCCGGCCAGTCAAGC ccccgccgccagatCGTCTACCTCTTCAACCGCGAGACCTTCTTCAGCGAGCCTGAACGCTGGGTgaacgagctgcgcgaggacgtcgtccTCCCGCCGCCCTTGGATG CATCCGCAGCCCTCGACCTCTCCCACGCGCAGGCCCCCTTCGCTGTCGCGTACGACCACCTGTGCCACCTGCAGTCGCTGTTcaaggcgcaggcggccgcgctgcagATTGCGTACGCCAACCTCGCGTTCCATCTCCAGCCGATTGTCGAGGCGTTTCGAGATTTCGCAGAGCGCGCAgacggccagctcgaccaccATGAGAAGCTGCTGCGAGGGTACGACATCGACATGGCCATGCTACCGAAGGTGACAGTGCACGAAAGCCTGTTCCGCCGCCGGGACAAGGAAGCagacgacgccaagcgcaagTCGCTGGTAGACTGGATCCACACCAAGAAGATGGAGCAGGTCCGCGACTGGTGCCAGTCGGCACATA ccgACTATGTGAACCGATACAACACGGTCGTGGCCGAGATGGACCAGCTCGCGATCCAGTCGCAGGGCGAGAGAGACCAGGCAGAGGCGCGAATCGAAGGCATTTCACACGAGTTtgacgacgtcctcggccgcatcGAGCTCGCGAGCCAGCAGGTCGAGGCATTGATGGAGTCGAGTACGG TGGATTTTGAACAgcacctgctcgagctcgaccacgcCATGAGGGCAGATCTCACAAGCATGACGCAAATCAAGAACGACTTTACACTAGACCTGCATTTGCATCTACGACAGATTGCCGACTTCCAGGTCCGCATCACAAAGTTCAGCCGCCCCATGACCGACCTCGACCTAGACCTGAGGCAGAAGAACGCATTCCCCCACCTAGAGCgtctccaccacctcccGTTTGCGTacgccgccaacgtcgtcgagatTGTCCACCGCAAGGAGTTCTCCACGGCCCTGGTCGGCTGGTCGGCAAAGATTGCGACAGCAGTAAACGAATATCTCGCTGTCGAGGCGAAGCGAAGGAAGAAGCACAAGATTGAGAACCAGTTGCCCTGGGAAGTCGCACCATTGGAAGAGTCGCAGACACCCAGAGTAGATATTGCtgtcgggggcggcgcggatgCTCTTGCGAGTGTTGGTCTCGGCCGCAGCGATATCGATG ACATCATGAAGtggctcgacggcctcaGCCGCGACCCTTCCCTCGTCAATGAAGACGTCAATCCCGTTCCCGACCTGACTGAGCAAGTCAAAACACTCGTCACCACCCTCGACTCGCTGAACGGCGAGCTCACTCAGTCTTTGGAGCAGGCTGTGGCTTCCGTTTCAGGGGCTCCGCCCCaaggcgaggtggacgagctgcgcgcagCAAACGCCGAGTACGAGAGGAGGCTCGCCGAACTGGAGCAGGAGCACATCGCGCGAATCAATGAGCTGGAGGATCTtcacgagcagcgcgtcaacGCAATGCAGACGCGCACGGGCGAGCTGCAAGAGGAGCTCGTCCGCCTCAGGGAGGATCTCGGCGAGGAGATGGTCACGCGACAGCAGCTCATgaccgagctggacgagaaGAATCGCGAGTTTGAGGACCGCGGGCGCGAGTTTGAGGAGCAGAGCGAGTTGCTCACGGCCGTCCAAGTCGACATGCAGCAGGAGAAGGACCGTGCAACAGATCTCGGCGTCCGCTTGCAGGAGGCCctactcgacgtcgacggtCTGCGCAGTGCAGAGCACACTCTCATTATCCAAATCCGGGAAATGCAAGAGGAGCGCACCCGCACCCTCACCGACCTGGGTGAGGCACAGCTGTTGGCCCAGAACTACGAGTCTGAGCTTGCTGGtaccaaggccgagctcgatgcgACGGCCGTGCAGCTCGTGCAGGCCCAGCACGATCGCGACGAGGCACTCAAGAGCCAGTCGGAACAGGCTGAGCGCCTCATGCGCGACCAtatcgccgaggcggacggcgaccgtgccgtcctcgagcaccagAACCTCACCTTGACCAAGGAACTGGAAACTGTCAAGGCCCGCATGACTGAGCAAATCTCGTCGCTCAAGAACGCCTCGATTCGACGCGAGGACGGGCTCAAGGCCGAGTTGGGTTTAACCAAGGCTcagctgcgcgaggtccAGCGCCGCGAGACAGTGTtggccgacgacctcggacgGGCTCGGGACGCGTCGCAGGCGCTCACGCAGAAGGAGTCGCACCACGCCGACTTGGCCAAGGACGCGGTGGCCCTCGCGGGCAAGTACCACGACGCGTGCCAGCGCCTCAtgggcgcgctggcggcctcgacgaccatCTCGGGGTCATTGTcgctgcctgcgcgcgccaagACCCCGCCCGTGGAAGCCATCGCGTCGCCTACTAGCGCTGACCTCCGTGAAAGCACCGTGCTGGTCCGCAGCCTCGAGACGGCTGCTGCGTTTGAGCTCCCCTCGTTCACCGACGCTGTCCTGCGCACCATCAACCTCACCAGAAAGCTGTCAAAGAGCTTGAAGCAGTACAGAGAGCTGTCGCGCAACAAGATTACCATTGCCAACTTTGGAAAAGGCGACTTG GTTCTATTCCTCCCCACGCGCAATGCCGCGGTCAAGGCATGGGCTGCTTTCAACATCTCGGCACCGCATCACTTCCTCCATGTCACCGATGCTATTGAACAGCAGCTTGCATCCAAGGACTATTACCTTGCGAGGATAGCCGGCACTGAAGAGGCTGTGGTGAACGGTGAC TCACCAGAAACGAACCCCTTTGGCCTAGCCGAGGGCTTGCGTTACTACTCGCATCGTGTCGAGGATTGGACACCGACCCAGCCCCGCTTGCCGCGTCGTGCtgtctcggcgagcgtggctGTGGAGTCGAGCCGGACTGCAGGCCCCATCACGCCTGTGCCCACCCGAATCCGCTCCGAGAGCTCCTACCTCCCGCAGATAACCCCTAAAGCCTCGGAGAATGAGCAGCAGCCCTCAATCTTGTCCCCGTTACAGACGACCCCGGCGCCGCACGTCCAGGTCCCGTCGCAACCTACATCTCCGACACCTCTGACTCAGTCGCCTACGGTTGCACGTAAGCCGTCACCGCAGCCGCGCGTGacctcgccaccacctctTCGCACGTCGGAGGCGTCGGTCTCCCCCATGCCGATCCGCTTCTCAGACATCGGCACCGGATCCAACAAGCCGACGCTGGCCAAGCTGACCAGTCCCATGGCCCAatcccctcccccgccacaCTCTTCGCCCACCAGCCCCATCAACCTCGCCAGTGTAGCAGCGGCGAAGCGTTCCCACCGCGCGAGCTTAACGTCGACCGCATCACCTCCAGCCCGTGACGGCGGCTTTGCTCCGTCCTCCGCTGGGCGTCCCTCATCAGTGGCGTCGTCCACTTCGTCTCACCCCCGCGGACTCCCCATTCCTGCCGGCTCAGCAAAGGgttcgccggcggcagcaaTCACCACGTCAGCTGATGGCTCGCCGTCTCCTTCGTCGTTTGGCGAAACTGGCCCCACCcagcgacgcgtcgcgaaGAAAACGTCGGTCGCATCTCTCAAAACCAAGTCAGACGACCTGTTCAAGCCTTCGCCGCTGGGCTCAAACGACCCAGTAGGCACGAGCAGTAGTGGCTTTCTGAGCGGCCTGTCATTGTCCCGCAACAAGCGCCAGTCGATTTCCGCCGCCCCCAGCACGGCTCTTGACTTACTCAAGAAACTTGacggggctggcggcggcggcggagcaggCGCCAGCTAA
- the mtr4 gene encoding ATP-dependent RNA helicase mtr4: MAPPSASAGPSTPRGKKNQKKRAADGSASKPKPAKAAKVARVEERVAQQIADEGDDDDEEPSPAANSTDDPMAALESQADGGGDGEAVPEAEGADAVPGEAPVRADEFETQAEREVDTDKGLGGGAEDGKEGKMKLVHQVRHQVAVPPNYPYVPISQHKRHDPPARSYPFELDPFQFVATSCIEREESVLVSAHTSAGKTVVAEFAIATCLKEGKRVVYTSPIKALSNQKYREFLETFGDVGLMTGDVTINPTASCLVMTTEILRSMLYRGSEVMREVAWVVFDEVHYMRDKERGVVWEETIILLPHTVHYVFLSATIPNSMEFAEWICQTHNQPCHIVYTDFRPTPLQHYLFPAGSEGIYLVVDERANFREDNFQKAMAALTAGQGEDSADPNAGRGRKGNKTRKGGAMKGTSDIYKIVKLIMTRNLNPVIIFAFSKRECESLAMQMSKLDFNTEDEAKTVEQVFENAISALSEDDRKLPQIEHLLPLLKRGIGIHHGGLLPILKEVIEILFQEGLIKALFATETFSIGLNMPAKTVVFTAVRKFDGKDFRNLSGGEYIQMSGRAGRRGLDARGIVIMMCDEKIEPDAAKGMVKGQADRLDSAFHLGYNMIINLMRVEGISPEYMLERCFYQFQNSLSVPVLEKQLKAAEDERDAIVIEDEDDIAGYYDMREQLKQLENDFKAVITHPTYILPFLQPGRMVEVADGDREFGWAVVVGYNKVANPKGRPPVVTENDPPQKGYIVDVLVKVASGSEIPKDRSSTGIFPPGPGDQGEVAIIGVLLSTIQAVAHLRLHLPKDLRSQSEKNAAFKSVGEVKKRFPKGITLLDPIQNMGIKDDEFKKLVKKIATLEERIATLPINSSPDLPQLFDTYDRKVKAIASVRALKKRISSVHDVLQLEELKGRKRVLRRLGFTTADDVVEMKGRVACEISSGDELLLTEMMFGGVFNPLTPDQCAALLSCFVFQEKSEAKVKIKEDLAAPLRVMQETARRIAKVSNESKIALVEDEYVQSFKVEMMEAVLQWCKGAKFSDICKLTDVFEGSIIRCFRRLQELLRQMGQAAHAIGNTELEDKFTKALELLERPNTVVFNPSLYL; encoded by the exons ATGGCGCCACCGTCCGCCTCAGCAGGGCCATCAACCCCGCGCGGCAAGAAGAACCagaagaagcgcgcggccgacggcTCAGCGtccaagcccaagccagccaaggcggccaaggtcgcgcgggtcgaggagcgcgtcgcgcagcagatcgccgacgagggcgacgacgacgacgaagagccGAGCCCCGCGGCCAATTCCACGGACGACCCGAtggccgcgctcgagtcCCAGGCCGACGGgggaggcgacggcgaggccgtccccgaggctgagggcgccgacgccgtgcccggcGAAGCCCCGGTGCGGGCGGACGAGTTCGAGAcccaggccgagcgcgaggtcgacacgGATAAGGGCCTCGGAGGGggtgccgaggacggcaaggaagGCAAGATGAAGCTTGTCCACCAGGTCCGACACCAG GTCGCAGTCCCGCCAAACTACCCCTACGTCCCCATCTCCCAGCACAAGCGCCACGACCCACCAGCAAGGTCCTACCCgttcgagctcgaccccTTCCAGTTTGTCGCGACGTCGTGTatcgagcgcgaggagagtgtgctcgtctcggcgcACACGTCCGCCGGTAAGACTGTCGTCGCAGAGTTTGCCATCGCGACATGtctcaaggagggcaagcgTGTGGTGTACACCAGTCCCATCAAG gCCCTGTCCAACCAAAAGTACCGTGAATTCCTCGAGACGTTCGGCGATGTCGGCCTCATGACGGGTGATGTGACTATCAACCCCACTGCGTCGTGTCTGGTCATGACGACCGAG ATTCTCCGTTCCATGCTGTACCGCGGTTCCGAGGTcatgcgcgaggtcgcgtgGGTCGTGTTCGACGAGGTCCACTACATGCGCGACAAGGAGCGTGGTGTCGTCTGGGAGGAGACCATCATTCTTCTGCCCCACACGGTCCACTACGTCTTCCTGTCGGCCACCATCCCCAACTCGATGGAGTTTGCCGAGTGGATCTGCCAGACGCATAACCAGCCATGCCACATTGTGTACACCGACTTCCGACCAACGCCACTGCAGCACTACCTCTTCCCCGCAGGATCCGAGGGCATctacctcgtcgtcgacgagcgcgccaacTTCCGCGAGGACAACTTCCAAAAGGCCATGGCGGCGCTCACCGCCGGCCAGGGAGAGGACTCGGCCGACCCCAACGCCGGCCGTGGACGCAAGGGCAACAAGACACGCAAGGGCGGCGCAATGAAGGGCACGTCCGACATTTACAAGATTGTCAAGCTCATCATGACGCGAAACCTCAACCCCGTCATCATCTTCGCCTTCTCCAagcgcgagtgcgagtcgCTCGCCATGCAAATGTCCAAGCTCGACTTCaacaccgaggacgaggccaagaCGGTCGAGCAGGTGTTTGAGAACGCCATCAGCGCCTTGTCAGAAGACGACAGGAAGCTGCCACAGATCGAGCACCTCCTGCCGCTCCTCAAGCGCGGTATCGGAATCCACCACGGCGGTCTGCTTCCCATCCTCAAGGAGGTGATCGAGATTCTGTTCCAAGAGGGTCTGATCAAGGCTCTTTTTGCCACCGAGACCTTCTCGATCGGTCTCAACATGCCTGCCAAGACGGTCGTGTTCACCGCCGTGCGCAAGTTTGACGGCAAGGACTTCCGAAACCTCTCGGGTGGCGAGTACATCCAGATGTCGGGTCGTGCCGGTCGTCGTGGTCTCGACGCGCGTGGTATCGTCATCATGATGTGCGACGAGAAGATTGAGCCCGACGCGGCAAAGGGCATGGTCAAGGGCCAGGCTGACCGCCTCGACTCGGCCTTCCACCTCGGCTACAACATGATCATCAACCTCATGCGCGTCGAGGGTATCAGCCCAGAGTACATGCTCGAGAGGTGTTTCTACCAGTTCCAGAACTCGCTCAGCGTCCCCGTGCTCGAGAAGCAgctcaaggctgccgaggacgagcgcgacgcgatTGTcattgaggacgaggacgacattgCCGGCTACTACGACATGAGGGAGCagctcaagcagctcgagaacGACTTTAAGGCCGTCATCACCCACCCTACTTACATCCTTCCCTTCCTCCAGCCTGGCCGCatggtcgaggtcgctgaTGGCGACCGCGAGTTTGGCTGGGCCGTCGTGGTGGGCTACAACAAGGTCGCCAACCCCAAGGGCCGTCCACCAGTCGTCACTGAGAACGATCCTCCCCAGAAGGGCTACATTGTCGACGTGCTTGTCAAGGTTGCTTCTGGCTCGGAGATCCCCAAGGACCGATCGTCGACCGGCATCTTCCCCCCTGGACCAGGTGACCAGGGCGAGGTTGCCATCATTGGCGTGCTCCTGTCCACCATCCAGGCCGTGGCGCACTTAAGACTGCACCTGCCCAAGGACCTCCGCTCGCAGTCTGAGAAGAACGCGGCTTTCAAGTCtgtcggcgaggtcaagAAGCGCTTCCCCAAGGGCATCACGCTTCTGGACCCTATTCAGAACATGGGcatcaaggacgacgagtttAAGAAGCTTGTCAAGAAGATTGCCACGCTTGAGGAGCGCATCGCCACTCTGCCGATCAACTCTTCTCCCGACCTGCCACAGCTCTTTGACACGTACGAccgcaaggtcaaggcgaTTGCGTCTGTGCGCGCACTCAAGAAGCGCATCTCGTCGGTGCACGACGTgctgcagctcgaggagctcaagggGCGCAAGCGCGTACTCCGCCGCCTAGGCTTCACGACCGCAGATGATGTCGTCGAGATGAAGGGCCGAGTGGCGTGCGAGATTAGCTCCGGCGATGAGCTGTTGTTGACCGAGATGATGTTTGGTGGTGTCTTCAACCCCCTCACGCCCGACCAGTGTGCCGCGCTGCTCAGCTGCTTTGTGTTCCAAGAAAAG TCGGAGGCAAAGGTCAAGATCAAGGAGGACCTGGCCGCGCCATTGCGCGTGATGCAGGAGACTGCTCGCCGCATTGCGAAGGTTTCCAACGAGTCCAAGATTGCGCTagtcgaggacgagtacgTCCAGAGCTTCAAGGTGGAGATGATGGAGGCCGTGCTGCAGTGGTGCAAGGGCGCCAAATTCTCAGACATTTGCAAG TTGACCGACGTTTTCGAAGGATCCATTATTCGCTGTTTCCGCCGATTGCAAGAGCTTCTCCGGCAAATGGGTCAGGCGGCGCATGCGATTGGAAACacggagctcgaggacaagtTTACaaaggcgctcgagctgctcgagcggcCCAACACTGTCGTGTTCAACCCATC TTTGTACCTTTAG
- the tim23 gene encoding Mitochondrial import inner membrane translocase subunit tim23: MSFLGGLFGISSPQPEKEVSASSELFGSVPIRSNVQDSAPAAADGALPQVAAPAPPAAPAPSSLDMLSGAFDATKLHPMADLGDKLDFLALDEDKLTEVQGAASVLPSRGWTDDLCVGTGTTYLSGLGIGGLWGMKEGLSRPLGPNASMRLRLNSVLNSCTRRGSFTGNSLGVLAIYYNLSNSALDAVRNKHDALNSMAAGALSGGIYKCTAGVRPALVGAALGTAAMGTWSFVKTLV; encoded by the exons ATGTcgttcctcggcggcctcttCGGCATCTCCTCCCCCCAGCCAGAGAAGGAggtctcggcgtcctcggaACTCTTTGGCTCGGTCCCCATCCGCAGCAATGTCCAGGACTcggctcctgctgctgctgacggCGCTCTCCCGCAGgtcgccgcgccagcgccgcccgcagcaccggcgccgtcgtcgctcgacatGCTCTCGGGCGCCTTTGACGCCACCAAGCTCCACCCCATGGCCGACCTgggcgacaagctcgactttttggccctcgacgaggacaagctcaCCGAGGTGCAGGGCGCCGCGTCAGTGCTCCCCTCGCGTGGATGGACCGACGACCTCTGTGTCGGCACCGGCACGACGTATCTTTCTG GCCTTGGCATTGGTGGCCTCTGGGGAATGAAGGAGGGCCTCTCGCGGCCACTGGGACCCAACGCTTCGATGCGTCTGAGGCTAAACAGCGTCCTCAACTCGTGCACCCGGAGAGGAAGCTTCACGGGTAACTCGTTGGGTGTTCTGG CCATCTACTACAACCTCTCCaactcggcgctcgacgccgtccgcaacaagcacgacgcgctcaacAGCATGGCCGCGGGTGCTCTTAGCGGTGGTATCTACAAGTGCactg ccGGCGTCCGCCCCGCTCTTGTCGGCGCGGCTCTCGGCACGGCCGCGATGGGCACCTGGTCGTTTGTCAAGACTCTTGTGTAG
- the CMC4 gene encoding Cx9C motif-containing protein 4, mitochondrial, with protein sequence MAQECQAEACAIQSCLSKNNYNESRCAAAVKDLYACCAAMYARAEAAGEIKEGAKSESCPIPSVVARKMKQFGKEA encoded by the exons ATGGCACAAGAATGCCAGGCCGAAG CCTGCGCAATCCAATCTTGCCTCTCGAAAAACAACTACAACGagtcgcgctgcgcggccgccgtgaAGGACCTGTACGCGTGCTGCGCGGCCATGTATGCGCGGGCTGAGGCAGCTGGAGAGATCAAAGAGGGCGCGAAGAGCGAGAGCTGTCCCATCCCTTCGGTGGTCGCGCGCAAGATGAAGCAGTTCGGCAAGGAGGCATAA